The proteins below come from a single Drosophila kikkawai strain 14028-0561.14 chromosome 3R, DkikHiC1v2, whole genome shotgun sequence genomic window:
- the LOC138929019 gene encoding uncharacterized protein — protein sequence MGSIGIIPPRAPHFGGLWEAAVKSAKYHFYRVVGASVLAIDELRTLAYEISAILNSRPLCPISEKAESLDVLTPAHFLKGSSFTKFPEPDITHLRESRLSRWQRVTQMQQHFWKKWSSEYLSLLQERGKWRVETSNIKVGSIVVLKDDNIPPLKWQLGRIEDVGGDGVIRVAMVRTATGLIKRAVAKLAALPIDSEMVG from the coding sequence ATGGGATCGATTGGGATCATCCCTCCGCGTGCCCCGCACTTCGGTGGTTTATGGGAGGCCGCTGTGAAGTCGGCCAAATATCACTTCTACAGAGTCGTCGGCGCATCCGTCTTAGCCATCGATGAACTAAGAACTCTTGCCTATGAGATTTCTGCCATCCTTAACTCCCGTCCACTCTGTCCAATTTCAGAAAAGGCTGAGAGCCTTGATGTGCTAACGCCTGCGCATTTCCTGAAGGGTTCCAGCTTCACAAAATTTCCTGAGCCTGACATCACTCATCTTCGCGAAAGCCGCCTCAGCAGATGGCAACGGGTGACCCAGATGCAACAACACTTCTGGAAAAAATGGAGCAGCGAATATTTGTCCCTTCTTCAAGAAAGGGGCAAGTGGCGCGTCGAAACGTCCAACATCAAGGTTGGAAGCATAGTGGTGCTGAAGGATGACAACATTCCCCCATTGAAATGGCAGCTTGGGCGCATCGAGGACGTCGGCGGAGACGGCGTCATCAGAGTAGCTATGGTCCGTACCGCTACGGGTCTTATCAAGAGAGCCGTCGCCAAACTAGCCGCTCTGCCCATCGATTCCGAGATGGTTGGATAG